GGCGAGTGGACCGCACCCGCGTACGCAATGACGGAACTCGGCCATCTTCCACGGACGCTGTGGTGTACCGGAAAGTACTTCGTCAAGAAGAAAACCGGGAGCGAGACGGTTGGGCGGGTCGATCCGGCGCTGTTCGAGCAACTACTCTCCCAGTACGACGAGGACGTCGTCTTCGTCCATGCGGGGCTGAGCGACGTTTCGGACGCCTTCGAGACAGATCCCTACGAATTTCTGTTCGACCGGCTCACCGACCAGTTCGAATCGGTGCTTGCACCCGGATTTACCCCGTCGTTTCGTGACACGCGCGAGTACGATAAACGCGACTCTGTCCCCCAGATCGGCGCGTTCTCGCGGTGTTTTCTCGAGGATGCACAGTACCGGACGGACGATGCGATTCACTCGATTCTGGTCCACGGCTCGTACCGCTTCGACGACTGCGACCACCACGATACGTTCGGCGAGGACGGCTGTTTTGCGAAACTCGACGACGATAACGTCCTCGTGGTGAATGTCGGCACGCCCTGGCTCATCAGCACGCAGTTACACTACATCGAGATGACGTCCGATCCGCCCTATGCTGAACTCGCCGACACTGACGGGACGATTCACTATCCTGACGGCGAGTCCAGACAAATCACACAGACGAGTTTCGACAAGAACGAGTACGTCTACTACTGGAACCGCGAAAAGATCCGCGAGGATGCCAAAGCCGCAGGCGTCCTCGATTACTCCTCGCTCAACGGCCTCGACGTGATGGCATTTCGAGCCAACGACCTCTCACAGTTCCTCGAGCCAAAACTCGAGGCGGATCCGTACTATCTGGTCCAGTGAGTCACTTGCCGTGTGGCAGTTCGCCCGGTTCTGCAGCCTCGTCGTCCTCGCTCGAGACCTCGCGTTCGAACGTATAGAGCACGATCCCGGTGTTTGCGGTCATGATGACGCCGGTCGTCGGAACTGTTGCGAAGAGATAGAGACCGACGCCAAGCGCGAACGCACCGCCGGAACACACTGCCCAGAACCGAGGGCGAGAGACCTCATTTCGTATTGCATCCCGGTAGGTCCAGCCAACGAGTCCGGCTGAAA
The Natronolimnobius baerhuensis DNA segment above includes these coding regions:
- a CDS encoding AAC(3) family N-acetyltransferase, producing the protein MTELGHLPRTLWCTGKYFVKKKTGSETVGRVDPALFEQLLSQYDEDVVFVHAGLSDVSDAFETDPYEFLFDRLTDQFESVLAPGFTPSFRDTREYDKRDSVPQIGAFSRCFLEDAQYRTDDAIHSILVHGSYRFDDCDHHDTFGEDGCFAKLDDDNVLVVNVGTPWLISTQLHYIEMTSDPPYAELADTDGTIHYPDGESRQITQTSFDKNEYVYYWNREKIREDAKAAGVLDYSSLNGLDVMAFRANDLSQFLEPKLEADPYYLVQ